The DNA sequence AACAAACTCCTGAAACTCTTCTATGCTCATTCCCAGATCTGACGAAACGGAGGCAACGACATATTTTTTGTTTAGGTTGAGGATGCAGTTATCGGACCCGGCGATAATATTATTGAGCGCCCAAAATCTCCCCTCTCCCGCCCAGCCGTATTTGAGTCGGAGGAGTTTGAACTTAGGATGATTATGAGAATTAGAATAGTGGCAATAATACTCGATATTATTTTTCATTCA is a window from the Melioribacteraceae bacterium genome containing:
- a CDS encoding DUF4373 domain-containing protein; the encoded protein is MKNNIEYYCHYSNSHNHPKFKLLRLKYGWAGEGRFWALNNIIAGSDNCILNLNKKYVVASVSSDLGMSIEEFQEFVSYLSKECELLIDIDGNVSTENVRETFKEVMKQRVRNKENREKALLSKNELKLIRPT